A segment of the Thermoanaerobaculia bacterium genome:
GCCGCTCTCACGGCCGACCTCGCCGCCGCGAGGGCTGGATTCGCCGAGGCCCGACGGCTGCTGCTCGCCAACGGCGACCTCGACCTCGCTGCCGCTTCCGATCTCGCCTGGGTGGAGTGCGAATGGCACGCTGGCGACCTCGTCGAGGCGGAGCGAATTCTGGCGGAGGCCCTGCGCCCCCTCGAGCATCCCGAGGCGACGCTGCCGGGCTTCTTCGGCGCCCTCCTGCAGATCCGGCTCGACCTCGCGGCGGGTCGGTCGGCGGAGGGCGCGCGCCGCCTGGCCCACCTGGGCAACTCCTGGGCGACCTCGTCGAGTGTGGGTCGCCGGCTCTCTTTCCTGGCGGCGCGCGCCGCCCTCGCAGCGAGCGAGCGTCGACCGGTAGAGGCTGCGACAGATCTCGACGCTGCGGTCGCTCTTGCGGCAGTCTCCCGCAACCGGGTCGCCGAGCTCGAGCTGCGGCTCGAGCTCGCCGCGGTGCGACCACGTCCTGGAGTCGTGGACGGCATCGAGCGCGAGGCGCGTGCGCTCGGCCTCCTCGCCCTCGCGGAGCAGGCGCGACGCGCTGGAGCCGAGCGTTCCCTGCCGTAAGCACCCCCGGGCACTTCGAGCCCTTGACACTTGCGGAACTGCGTCACTAGACTTAACGCTGTTAAGTTTCGGAGATCTGTTCATGGGACTCAAGGAACGGCGGGTGCGGGAGAAGGAAGAGGTGCGGGGGAAGATCCTCGACGCGGCGCGGGAGCTCTTCGTCGCCGAGGGCTACGAGGCGGTGACGATGCGGAAGATCGCGCAGGCGATCGAGTATTCGCCGACCGCGATCTACCTCCACTTCCGCGACAAGGAAGCGGTCATCAACGCGATCTGCGACACCGACTTCCTCAAGCTCGCGAGCCGCTTCCGCAAGATCGCCGAGGTCGCCGATCCGATCGCGCGCCTGCGTGCCGCGGGGCTCGCCTACGCCGACTTCGCGCTGCGTCACCCGAATCACTACCGGCTCATGTTCATGACGCCGCATCCGCCGCACACCCCGGAGGAGAGCGTCATCGAGGTCGGCAACCGCGACCAGGATGCCTACGCCTTCGTGCTCTGGACGGCGGGCGAGGCGATCGAGCAGGGGCTTCTCCGGCCAGAGCTCGACGACGCCCAGCTCGTCGCCCAGGTCGTCTGGTCGGCGATCCACGGCTGGGTCTCTCTGCGGATGACCAAGTGCAACGAACCGTGGGTCGACTGGCGGCCGCAGAAGCGCTCGATCGAGGCGGTCATCGACGTCTCGATCCGCGGCATCCTGCGCGCCGAGGCACCGGCCGCGAAGCGGCAGCGCCCGAGCGCCAAGGCCTGAGCCGTGCCCAATCTCGCGCTCAAGAACCTACTGCACGACAAGCTGCGCTCGGCGATGACGATCGCCGGCGTCGCCTTCGCCGTGACCCTCGTCTTCGTCCAGGTGGGTCTTTTCCTGGGGATCCTCGACAACGCCTCGGTCACCATCGATCACATCCAGGCCGACCTCTGGGTGACCTCGCGCAACACCCCGAACGTCGACTTCGCACACGGTTTCCCGCAGGGGCTCGTGCAGCGCGTGCGCTCGGTGCCCGGCGTCGAGCGCGCCGACAACCTGCTCGTCCAGTTCCTGAACCTCTCGCTGCCCAATGGCGCCGAGGAGGGCATGCTGGTCTATGGGCTCGAGGACTTCTCGCGCTGGGGGATGCCTTGGAACATCGAATCCGGCGACGTCCGCGACCTGCGCCGCGGCGCCTACATGTTCCTCGACGCCTCGGCCGAGCGGCGCTTCGGGAAGTTCGCGGTCGGCGACTATCGCGAAGTCATGGGCCGGCGGGTGAAGATCATCGGCCGCAGCCGCGAGGCGGTGTCGTTCACCACTTCGCCGATCGCCTTCCTCACCTACGACCTCGTGCAGGAGCTCTCCGGCGGGCGCATGGACGGGCGTACGACCTACATCCTGGTGAAGCTCGCGCCGGATGCCGACGCCAGCGCCGTCGCCGCCGAGCTCCGCCGCCGGATGCCGCACAACGACGTCTACACCAGGGCGGCGTGGGCGAAGCGCTCGCGCAGCTACTGGGTCGCCTCGACCGGTATCGGACTCAACATGTACCTGACGGTCTTCCTGGGCTGTCTGGTCGGCGTCGTGGTCGTGACCCAGACGCTCTACACCTCGACCATGGAGCACATCAAGGAGTTCGGCACCGTCAAGGCGATCGGCGGCTCGAACGCCGACATCTACCGCATCCTCGGCGCCCAGGCGGCGATCGCCGCCGTGATCGGCTTCCTGGCGGGCCGGCTCATGGCGGCGTTGCTCGCCCCGGCGATGGCCGGGATCCGCCTCAAGC
Coding sequences within it:
- a CDS encoding TetR/AcrR family transcriptional regulator; the protein is MGLKERRVREKEEVRGKILDAARELFVAEGYEAVTMRKIAQAIEYSPTAIYLHFRDKEAVINAICDTDFLKLASRFRKIAEVADPIARLRAAGLAYADFALRHPNHYRLMFMTPHPPHTPEESVIEVGNRDQDAYAFVLWTAGEAIEQGLLRPELDDAQLVAQVVWSAIHGWVSLRMTKCNEPWVDWRPQKRSIEAVIDVSIRGILRAEAPAAKRQRPSAKA
- a CDS encoding ABC transporter permease, which translates into the protein MPNLALKNLLHDKLRSAMTIAGVAFAVTLVFVQVGLFLGILDNASVTIDHIQADLWVTSRNTPNVDFAHGFPQGLVQRVRSVPGVERADNLLVQFLNLSLPNGAEEGMLVYGLEDFSRWGMPWNIESGDVRDLRRGAYMFLDASAERRFGKFAVGDYREVMGRRVKIIGRSREAVSFTTSPIAFLTYDLVQELSGGRMDGRTTYILVKLAPDADASAVAAELRRRMPHNDVYTRAAWAKRSRSYWVASTGIGLNMYLTVFLGCLVGVVVVTQTLYTSTMEHIKEFGTVKAIGGSNADIYRILGAQAAIAAVIGFLAGRLMAALLAPAMAGIRLKLIIPHDFAAIVFAGTLVLCLVAALVSFRKVAKIDPALVFRG